From Triticum urartu cultivar G1812 chromosome 2, Tu2.1, whole genome shotgun sequence, a single genomic window includes:
- the LOC125539851 gene encoding tRNA 2'-phosphotransferase 1-like, with translation MRALTAATISSPIRALLLHHPSFRSTLRLPLTMNPSSSSGYRSNAAAFASTHQPRGGRGGGRRPGGRGGDGGDGGNRIDALGRLLTRVLRHMAPELRLNMRSDGYVRVRDLLRLNLETFAKVPLNSHTVDEIREAVRRDNKQRFGLLEEDGELLIRANQGHTVTTVTSESLLKPILSADEVSVCVHGTYRKNVDSILKYGLKRMARLHVHFSSGLPSDGGVISGMRSGANILIYLNVRKALQDGMKLYISDNKVILTEGFDGVVPVKYFEKIETWPGRAPIPFQR, from the exons ATGAGAGCCCTCACTGCCGCCACAATCTCCTCCCCGATACGCgccctcctcctccaccaccccTCCTTCCGCTCAACCCTCCGCCTCCCTCTCACCATgaacccctcctcctcctctggctACCGCTCCAATGCTGCCGCCTTTGCCTCCACGCACCAGCCGCGTGGCGGCCGTGGCGGTGGCAGGCGACCGGGTGGACGTGGCGGTGACGGTGGCGACGGCGGAAACCGCATCGACGCCCTCGGCCGCCTCCT GACGAGGGTCTTGCGGCACATGGCGCCGGAGCTGAGGCTGAACATGAGGAGCGACGGGTATGTGCGGGTCCGCGACCTGCTCCGCCTCAACCTGGAGACCTTCGCCAAGGTTCCGCTCAACTCCCACACGGTGGATGAAATCAGGGAG GCGGTCAGGCGAGACAACAAGCAGAGGTTTGGTCTGTTGGAGGAGGATGGCGAGCTGCTGATTCGAGCTAACCAGGGGCACACTGTGACA ACTGTTACATCAGAGAGCTTGTTGAAACCAATTCTATCGGCTGATGAAGTCTCAG TCTGTGTCCATGGAACTTACAGGAAAAATGTTGATTCAATATTGAAATATGGGCTTAAACGTATGGCAAGACTACATGTACATTTCTCAAGTGGTTTACCATCAGATGGAGGAGTTATTAGTG GTATGCGGAGTGGCGCAAACATATTGATATATTTGAATGTCAGAAAGGCACTCCAAG ACGGGATGAAGCTATACATCTCAGACAACAAGGTGATACTGACGGAGGGCTTCGATGGCGTTGTCCCCGTCAAGTACTTCGAGAAGATCGAAACATGGCCAGGACGTGCACCGATACCGTTCCAGAGGTAG
- the LOC125539852 gene encoding 40S ribosomal protein S20 — protein MATELAYAPPMKSGKLGFEGTQEVQHRIRITLSSKSVKNLEKVCSDLVKGAKEKQLKVKGPVRMPTKVLNITTRKSPCGEGTNTWDRFEMRVHKRVIDLVSSPDVVKQITSITIEPGVEVEVTISDQ, from the exons ATGGCGACGGAGCTGGCCTACGCGCCGCCCATGAAGTCGGGCAAGCTCGGGTTCGAGGGAACCCAGGAGGTGCAGCACCGCATCCGCATCACCCTCTCCTCCAAGTCCGTCAAGAACCTCGAGAAGG TGTGCTCGGATCTGGTGAAGGGCGCCAAGGAGAAGCAGCTCAAGGTCAAGGGCCCCGTCAGGATGCCCACCAAGGTGCTCAACATCACCACCAGGAAGTCCCCCTGTGGAGAAG GTACCAACACCTGGGATCGGTTTGAGATGCGGGTGCACAAGAGGGTGATCGACCTCGTCAGCTCCCCTGACGTCGTCAAGCAGATCACCTCGATCACCATTGAGCCCGGCGTCGAGGTCGAAGTGACCATCAGCGACCAGTAG
- the LOC125539850 gene encoding lipid phosphate phosphatase 2-like: MADIQLSCYTIKSHGAKIARLHMYDWIILVLLAVIDGLLNIIEPFHRFVGKDMMTDLRYPLQGNTVPFWAVPVIGIVLPCAIFGGIYFKKKNFYDLHHGILGILYSVLITAVITDAIKDGVGRPRPDFFWRCFPDGKDLYDNVTTGVLCHGEKSVIKEGHKSFPSGHASWSFAGLGFLTWYLTGKIAVFDRKGHIAKLCIIVLPLLTAALVAVSRVDDYWHHWQDVFAGAIIGLTVASFCYLQFFPYPFDTDGLWPYAYNTLQLAEAGIAANSFSVRPTEETVEEGQGEGGIDLRDAVRPTEETVEEGQGRGGVALRDALKYDEN; the protein is encoded by the exons ATGGCAGATATACAGTTAAGCTGTTACACTATAAAGTCCCATGGAGCCAAAATTGCAAGACTCCACATGTATGACTGGATAATACTTGTCCTCCTTGCTGTCATAGATGGATTGTTGAATATAATTGAGCCTTTTCACCGTTTCGTTGGGAAGGACATGATGACTGACTTGAGATATCCCTTACAGGGCAATACTGTGCCCTTTTGGGCTGTTCCG GTCATTGGAATTGTCTTACCCTGTGCCATCTTTGGTGGAATttacttcaagaagaagaatttCTATGATTTGCACCATGGCATTCTGG GTATTCTTTATTCGGTGCTCATAACTGCGGTGATTACTGATGCAATTAAGGATGGAGTTGGCCGACCACGTCCTGATTTCTTCTGGCGCTGTTTCCCAGATGGAAAGGAT CTTTATGATAATGTTACTACTGGCGTTCTGTGCCATGGGGAGAAGAGTGTCATCAAGGAAGGTCACAAGAGCTTCCCAAGTGGACACGCATCAT GGTCTTTCGCCGGCCTGGGCTTCCTCACGTGGTACTTAACTGGGAAAATCGCAGTTTTTGATCGTAAAGGCCATATCGCAAAGCTGTGCATCATTGTTCTGCCTCTACTTACTGCTGCGCTCGTTGCCGTTTCTCGAGTGGATGACTACTGGCACCACTGGCAAGATGTGTTTGCTGGAGCTATCATAG GTCTCACAGTGGCCTCGTTCTGTTACCTGCAATTTTTCCCATATCCTTTCGACACAGACG GATTGTGGCCTTACGCGTACAACACCCTCCAGCTAGCCGAGGCGGGCATTGCAGCAAACTCCTTCAGCGTGCGGCCGACAGAGGAGACGGTGGAAGAAGGGCAAGGTGAGGGTGGGATCGACCTGAGAGACGCCGTGCGGCCCACGGAGGAGACGGTAGAAGAAGGGCAAGGCCGGGGCGGGGTCGCCCTGAGAGACGCCCTAAAATATGATGAAAACTAG